A DNA window from Candidatus Neomarinimicrobiota bacterium contains the following coding sequences:
- the ybeY gene encoding rRNA maturation RNase YbeY, which translates to MIDVQVDADDEGAPPLASDLIASLVTGALQVGGLEAGLVRVIFSSDEHLRQLQRQFFDRDQYTDVIAFHLNDRGEPLDGEIYISTERALENSRRYRQTHQQELMRLVVHGSLHLIGFDDATDDAQAHMRVEEDRVLARAATSAST; encoded by the coding sequence ATGATCGACGTTCAGGTAGACGCCGATGATGAGGGTGCGCCTCCGTTAGCGAGCGACTTGATCGCCTCGCTGGTGACCGGGGCCTTGCAAGTGGGCGGTCTTGAGGCGGGGCTTGTGCGGGTAATCTTTTCCAGTGATGAGCACCTACGCCAGCTCCAGCGCCAGTTTTTCGATCGAGACCAGTACACCGACGTGATCGCGTTTCACCTTAACGACCGCGGCGAACCCCTTGATGGGGAAATCTATATCAGCACGGAACGCGCCCTGGAAAACAGCCGGCGCTACCGGCAAACCCACCAGCAGGAGCTCATGCGGCTGGTTGTGCACGGCAGCCTGCATCTGATCGGATTCGACGACGCCACGGACGATGCGCAGGCCCATATGCGCGTCGAGGAGGATCGGGTTTTGGCCCGGGCGGCAACCTCCGCCAGCACATGA
- a CDS encoding HDIG domain-containing protein has translation MDSRRPLINTLLSIARLRSDRFYRLLILTGSIIVISVQFPIGNQFEYRYDLQEITRESIIAPFNFPVLKSEETLEAERTTARTSVPYLFRRDPQVAADQRTGLADLFTRVKRVQRAEAKVVLSQQRAYRYRYDERFSKSQKAVERDSLEAVDLRSNFAQRFPLDLNAPYWSSFFTGETELDGAINYDRLQRELANIVRDILAEGVLDLPKAQLEEVSVAVISEGMEAAADPQFLLDLDEAWARAKTRLQAQYPAGAVVERDVGSDLLIYFIRPNLLYDAETTLRRQQAAVDKVPISKGFILKNELIVDANTRVTPEILGKLKSLSEAKAQAIASAGGIQLWLPRIGMIIITIVLLSFLHVWLYVYRRAWFRQNRILLLMNLLIILVLAMANLFHHRFELSEYLIPFTVVAMAFTILFDARTSIIATVTLALLMGFLVGNKLDFVLVNLLAGSVAIYSVRQLRRRRQIFAAIIYIVSAYAIGITAVEFLKYTNLATLGSHLLYASINGTLSPIMVYGLIGVLEVIFGITTNLTLLELSDFNHPLLRRLSREANGTFSHSIVVGNLAEAAANTIGANSLLCRVGAYYHDIGKLARPEYFIENQFRQENPHDTIAPHLSAKVIITHVKEGLRLAKEYGLPDGVSDFIPMHHGTTRVEYFYQKAVSENGGTGTVKEESFRYAGPRPNTKETGILMLCEAIEAATKSIQKPTLQRIQQMADTIIESRMADGQLDECPLTLQEIKRIKGDASEGTGILGVLKGIYHVRIPYPAAAKESDGEGATAEDGGAIEITEATAFRGITTE, from the coding sequence TTGGATTCCCGTCGACCGCTAATCAATACCCTGCTTTCGATTGCCAGGCTGCGGTCGGACCGCTTCTATCGACTGCTAATTCTTACGGGCAGCATCATTGTAATCTCCGTGCAATTTCCCATTGGTAATCAATTTGAATATCGCTACGACCTTCAGGAGATCACCCGGGAAAGTATTATTGCTCCCTTCAATTTCCCGGTGCTCAAAAGCGAGGAAACGCTGGAGGCCGAGCGCACGACGGCGCGCACGTCAGTGCCCTACCTGTTTCGCCGCGACCCCCAGGTGGCGGCAGATCAACGCACGGGCCTCGCCGATCTGTTTACCCGGGTAAAGCGCGTCCAGCGGGCCGAAGCCAAGGTGGTCCTAAGCCAGCAGCGCGCCTACCGCTATCGCTATGATGAACGCTTCTCGAAATCTCAAAAGGCCGTGGAGCGCGACAGCCTGGAAGCGGTTGATCTGCGCAGCAACTTTGCTCAGCGCTTTCCTTTAGACCTGAACGCGCCGTACTGGAGCAGTTTCTTTACCGGGGAGACGGAGTTGGATGGAGCCATCAACTACGACCGCCTTCAGCGTGAGCTGGCGAATATTGTCCGCGATATTCTTGCAGAGGGGGTGCTGGACCTGCCCAAAGCCCAGTTGGAGGAGGTGTCTGTTGCTGTGATCAGCGAGGGAATGGAAGCGGCCGCAGACCCTCAATTCCTCCTCGATCTGGATGAGGCCTGGGCCAGGGCCAAGACCCGGCTCCAGGCACAGTACCCGGCGGGCGCTGTTGTTGAGCGCGATGTGGGGTCCGATCTGCTCATCTACTTTATCCGCCCCAATCTGCTTTACGATGCCGAGACAACGTTGAGACGGCAGCAGGCCGCCGTTGACAAGGTCCCCATATCCAAAGGCTTCATCCTCAAGAACGAGCTCATCGTCGATGCCAATACCCGGGTCACGCCGGAGATTCTGGGGAAATTGAAATCGCTCTCCGAAGCCAAAGCACAGGCCATCGCCTCCGCCGGAGGAATTCAACTTTGGCTGCCGCGCATTGGCATGATCATCATCACGATTGTGCTGCTCTCGTTTTTGCATGTCTGGCTGTATGTCTATCGCCGTGCCTGGTTCCGGCAGAATCGCATACTCCTGCTCATGAACCTGCTGATCATCCTGGTTCTTGCAATGGCCAATCTCTTTCATCACCGGTTCGAACTGTCCGAGTATCTGATACCCTTCACCGTGGTGGCCATGGCCTTCACCATTCTGTTCGACGCCCGTACCAGCATCATTGCCACCGTGACATTGGCGCTGCTCATGGGCTTCTTGGTAGGCAATAAGTTGGACTTCGTGCTGGTGAACCTGCTGGCCGGAAGTGTGGCCATCTACTCTGTGCGGCAGCTGCGCCGGCGCCGGCAGATATTTGCAGCTATCATCTACATCGTGTCGGCCTATGCCATCGGCATCACGGCAGTGGAATTCCTGAAATACACCAATCTTGCCACCCTGGGATCGCACCTGCTGTATGCGTCCATCAACGGCACCCTGTCACCCATCATGGTCTACGGTCTCATCGGGGTCCTGGAGGTCATATTCGGGATTACCACCAACCTCACCCTGCTGGAGCTCTCGGATTTCAACCACCCGCTGCTGCGGCGCTTGAGCCGTGAGGCCAACGGCACCTTCAGCCACAGTATTGTGGTGGGCAATTTGGCCGAAGCTGCCGCCAACACCATCGGTGCCAACAGCCTCCTCTGCCGGGTGGGAGCCTATTACCACGACATCGGCAAACTGGCCCGTCCCGAATATTTCATCGAGAATCAGTTCCGGCAGGAAAACCCCCACGACACTATTGCCCCACACCTCAGCGCCAAGGTGATCATCACGCATGTAAAAGAGGGCTTGCGCCTGGCCAAGGAATACGGCTTGCCCGATGGCGTTTCGGACTTCATACCCATGCACCACGGCACCACCCGGGTGGAGTACTTTTATCAGAAGGCGGTCAGCGAAAATGGCGGCACCGGCACGGTCAAGGAAGAGTCGTTCCGCTATGCCGGCCCACGTCCCAATACGAAGGAGACCGGCATTCTTATGCTGTGTGAGGCTATCGAGGCGGCCACCAAATCGATCCAAAAGCCTACCCTGCAGCGCATCCAGCAGATGGCCGACACCATCATCGAGAGCCGCATGGCCGATGGCCAGCTGGACGAGTGCCCGTTGACGCTTCAGGAGATCAAGCGTATCAAGGGAGACGCCTCCGAAGGCACCGGCATTCTGGGTGTACTCAAAGGCATTTATCACGTCCGCATTCCCTACCCCGCCGCCGCTAAGGAATCCGATGGCGAGGGAGCCACGGCCGAGGATGGGGGCGCCATCGAGATTACCGAGGCCACGGCATTCCGGGGAATCACGACGGAATGA